From the genome of Carassius gibelio isolate Cgi1373 ecotype wild population from Czech Republic chromosome B10, carGib1.2-hapl.c, whole genome shotgun sequence, one region includes:
- the LOC127966183 gene encoding uncharacterized protein LOC127966183, with product MKRLMDGKRSQSRMDTEINETIKLLFDNGFKQREMCSFLAASGYKISERHLRRLLKSLGLKRRSFDRPHNEIRHAVMSELMHWSPWQGIRAMHKRVRDVRGIQPCYRNDVAVIMRELDASGLLRRCPGKKRIERRNYFSRGPNYTWHIDGNDKLKFCGIWVHLGIDGFSRKIIWLKAGTSNRQQTFVARYFFDAIQEHSGCPRFIRADRGKENLLVGQMQVAFHFRESGDQGRDSFRVGTSVHNQASECFNSMLKKTWIKKWQVTFEAMMESGMLNLDNPVHINCLQYTHLPLLERELNIEQRLWNTHDIRKQRNAPGPFGKPDLLFTSPPEGFADMLCKVDNDLLKYAEQLVCGVDEPLLVANEEFRKISEAILQNTNFPSSPDGSLAAYLMLVEKFTTVLQTRGTPIPSTFAEANEIYQLLANETGTF from the exons ATGAAACGGTTGATGGATGGCAAAAGGAG tcaATCAAGAATGGATACAGAGATAA ATGAAACGATAAAGTTGCTATTTGACAATGGCTTCAAACAAAGAGAAATGTGCTCTTTTCTTGCTGCTTCTGGATACAAAATCAG TGAAAGGCATCTAAGAAGATTATTAAAATCCCTTGGTTTAAAACGGAGGAGTTTTGACAGGCCCCATAATGAAATTCGCCATGCTGTTATG agtGAGCTTATGCACTGGTCACCTTGGCAAGGAATCCGTGCAATGCACAAACGGGTTCGTGATGTCAGAGGAATCCAGCCTTGCTACAG GAATGATGTGGCTGtaataatgagagaacttgatgCCAGTGGTCTTCTTAGAAGATGTCCTGGGAAAAAAAGGATTGAACGTAGGAACTACTTCAGCCGTGGACCAAATTACACTTGGCATATTGATG GAAATGACAAATTGAAATTCTGTGGAATCTGGGTACATCTTGGTATTGATGG GTTTTCTAGGAAAATCATTTGGCTTAAGGCTGGCACCTCAAACCGACAGCAAACCTTCGTTGCAAGGTACTTCTTTGATGCCATTCAGGAACACAGTG GTTGCCCACGATTCATAAGGGCAGACAGAGGAAAGGAAAATCTTCTCGTCGGACAGATGCAAGTGGCATTTCACTTCCGGGAGTCTGGTGATCAAGGACGAGACTCCTTCAGAGTGGGCACATCAGTACATAACCAGGCAT CTGAATGCTTCAACAGTATGCTGAAGAAAACATGGATCAAAAAATGGCAGGTGACATTTGAG gcCATGATGGAATCTGGCATGCTCAATTTAGACAATCCTGTACACAT AAATTGCCTGCAATATACACACCTTCCCCTTCTTGAGAGAGAGCTGAACATAGAGCAAAGACTGTGGAACACTCACGACATTCGCAAGCAAAGGAATGCTCCAGGTCCATTTGGGAAACCAGACCTTCTCTTTACTTCCCCACCCGAAG GCTTTGCTGATATGCTCTGCAAAGTAGACAACGACCTCCTGAAGTATGCAGAACAGCTTGTTTGTGGAGTAGATGAGCCTTTGTTGGTGGCAAATGAAGAATTCAGAAAAATATCAGAGGCTATTCTGCAAAATACAAACTTCCCATCATCACCAGATGGGTCTTTGGCGGCTTACCTCATGTTGGTGGAGAAATTCACCACAGTCCTTCAAACAAGAGGCACTCCCATTCCATCCACATTTGCAGAGGCAAATGAAATATACCAACTGCTGGCCAATGAGACAGGGACTTTTTAA